The Leifsonia xyli genomic sequence CTGCGCGACCGTGAACAGGCTCCCCGGGACCGGCTCGGCCAGCGCCTGCACCGCATTCGCGGGCCGGGTGAACCAGATCAGCTGGCCGAGGCAGACCACGACGATGGCGCCCAGCACGACCCACGTCGAGACCCGCTGGACCAGCGCGCGCCAGTCGTCCCGACGGAGCAGTGCGATGACTCCGAGGCCGGCGAAGACGACCCACAGCATCCCGAGACTGCGTCCGCCCGTCACGAGCGCGGTGGAGACGACGGCGGTCGCGGCGGCGAACCCGAAGGCCCAGCCGGAGGGACGGACGCGGGCCAGGACGAGCAGCGCGGCGAACAGGCCCCCCGCCGCCGCCATCTCGATCGCGTTCGGATTGATCGCGCCGCCCAGGAAGGCGACCTCCGGAGTGATGGCGGCGATCGGCAGTAGCAGGCCCCAGCGCACGCCCGGCATCCGCCGCAGGAGGACGGCCGTCGCGGCGAACACGGCCGCGACGAGCGCGGCCGACAGCATCCGCATCCCGAAGATGGCGGCCGTCCCCGACAGCACCAGCGAGGGGAGCCCGACGATCAGGTAGTAGACCGGGGAGTTGGTCTGCGCGGTCGAGATGCTGTCGCGCAGCTCGGCCCCGTAGGGCGACGTGCCGACGCACGCCGGCGTCTTGTCCGGCCGTCCGGCGAAGCAGGCGCCGGCGCCGGGGATGAAGAGGTAGCCGGGCGCTTCGAAGTGCTTGCCGTCTCCGACGATCTGACCGCGCACCGCCGCCGTCGCCCGCACGGTGTGCGAGGCCTCGTCCGGCACGGCGTAGATCGGGGTCGCGAGCGACCAGGCGGCCATCAGTGCGAAGAGCACCGCGAACACCGAGACGAAGAGGCGGCCCGGGAAGCGGGGATCGGTCGTCGCCGCGTCCATCGTCATCCCTGCGGAAGGAACAGGCTGGCCAGGAACGTCACGGCGCCGACGCCGAGCAGGATCCAGCGCGGCACGGGGCGCCGTGCCGGCACGAGCAGGGCGGCGCAGGCGAGGAACAGCGGGACCAGCGAGATGCCGTAGCGGGCGGGCGGCGGGTCGGGATAGGTGCCCAGGGTCACGTAGGTCACCGCCGAGAGCAGCGGAGCCGAGATGACCGCGGCGGCGAAGGTGGCGAGCGCGATCGCGTTGCGCTTGCGGCCCCAGCGCGCCACGATCAGCAGGCCGATCACGCCCGCGACGGCGATCCAGGAGACGGCGTAGTTGACGATGAGGCCCGGACCCTTGAGGAAGGTGGTGATGTCGCCGACGCCCTTGGTGGCGCCGTCGATGAACAGGCCCGACTGAAGGATGATCGAGGTGATCCCGAGCGGACGCACCTTGCCCATGTCGGGGGCGGGGCCCACGGCCGTGGCGGTGGAGTACGCGAGCCAGGCGACCTGCGCGACGACGGCCGCGACCACGGCCACGATGGAGGTGATCGTGCGGCTGTCGCGGAGCAGCGCGCCGACCCAGCTCCAGCGCGACGTGCGCTCGCGGTAGGCGGCGACGCCTGCGCGCAGCACCACGAAGAGCACGGCGGCGGCGACGGCTGCGAGGTTCTGCACCTTGAGCAGCGTCACGAAGACGGCCCCGGCGACGAACAGGATGCGTCCCCGGCGTTCCAGGACGAACGTCGCGAGGTAGAGCATCAGCCCACCGGCGAAGAGCGCCGTGGCGTCCGTGCTGATGTACGTGTTGGACCAGTACGCGGGCAGCGAGCCGATCATCAGCAGGCCGACGGCCGTCGCCGCGACCGGGTGCACGCGCAGCCGGCGCAGCGCCAGGTACAGCAGCAGGGCGGCGGCGGCGAGCCAGATGGCGCCGACGAAGCGCCCGGCGTCCACCAGGCCGACACCCGCCCACACCAGCGGCTCGGCGAGCACGCGGGTGATCGCGAAGTAGAGAGGAGTGTAGATGTACGCGGAGGTGGCGCCGTGGAACGGGAAGAGCTCCTTGTTCTCGGCGTTCTTCAGCTCGCACCGCGCGTCCGGCGCCGGCTGCAGCAGCCTGAGACCGCGACAGCCGAGCTCCTGACGGGCGAAGGTGCCGGTCTGCTCACCGCGATGGACCGTGCCCTGCGTGGCGACCTTGGCGAAGTAGTCGATGTAGACGTACTCGTCGACCGGCGAGACGCCCTTGTGACCGGGCACCTGGACGATCCCGACCAGCAGGGCGGCGAGCACCAGCAGCACCGGCCCGATCGACGCCCGCGAGAACACGCGCTCCCGGAAGCCCCGGCGTCGCGGCGTCGTGGCGGTGTCGGTGCTCATGCGGTGGCGGCCTCATATCCGATCGCGGTCCGGGCGGGGGTCGCCAGAGAGCTTAGCAAGTCCCTGTCGCCGCGCCCCGGTGCGCCTCAGGGGGCCTTGGTAGGCTGGCGGGCGCATCCGCCAGCGAAAGGACCGCATGCCCACCACGCGCCCCGGAGTCGTCTCCGTCGTCCTCGTGAACTTCCGGGGAACCGACGACACGCTGACCGCCATCGAGCACCTCGGCCGGCTCGACTGGCCCGCCGACCGCCTCGAGATCGTCGTGGTCGAGAACGCCTCCGGCGACGACAGCGCCGAGCGCATCCGCCGCGAGGCCCCGCACGTCGTCCTCATCGAGTCGAAGGCCAACCTCGGCTTCGCCGGCGGCTGCAACCTCGGCGTGCGCAGCGCCTCCGGCGAGTACGTCGCGTTCCTCAACAACGACGCCAAGCCCGACGCCGCGTGGGTGCGCGCCGCCGTCGAGCGCTTCGAGTCGAGCTCGCGCGTCGGCGCGGTCGCCAGCCGGGTGCTCGACTGGGACGGCGAGAAGGTCGACTACATCGGCTCGGCCATGACCTGGTTCGGCCAGGGCTACAAGCCGCTGACGGCGCAGCCCGTCCCCTCGACCCCGGACGTGCCGAAGGACGTGCTGTTCGGCACCGGCTCGGCGATGTTCGTCCGCCGGTCGGTCTACGAGGAGCTCGGCGGGTTCGACGAGCGCTTCTTCATGTTCTTCGAGGACGTCGACCTCGGTTGGCGGCTCAACCTGGCCGGCCACCGGTTCGTCTACGAGCCGGCGTCGCTGGCCTTCCACAAGCACCACGCGTCCATGTCGTCGTTCGGGGCGTTCAAGGAGAGCTATCTGCTGGAGCGCAACGCGCTGTTCACGCAGTACAAGAACCTGGGCGAGGAGGCGCTGGCGACGGCTCTCCCCGCGACCCTGGCGCTCACGGTCCGTCGCGGCGTGGCCAAGGGCGGCCTCGACTCGACCGAGTTCGACCTCCGCAAGGGCGGCTCCAACGACCCGACGATGGAGATCGACAAGGAGACGGTCGCCGCCGTCTACGCGATCGACCAGTTCGTCGAGAACCTGCCCGGCCTCACCGCCGACCGCGAGCGCATCCAGAGCACCCGCGTCGTCGCCGACAGCCGGATCTGGGCGCTGTTCGGCGAGACCGACGCGCCGTCGTACACCGACGAGCACTACCTCGAGGGTTACGACAAGCTGGCGACCGCGTTCCCGGTCACCGAGAGCCCGGCGGTCACCCGCGTCCTCATCATCACCGGCGACCCGATCGGCGCGAAGATGGCCGGCCCCGCGATCCGCGCGTGGAGCATGGCCGAGGCGCTGGCGAAGGACAACCTGGTGACCCTCGTCTCGCTCGCCGGCCTCGAGCCGGTGTCCGCGCCGTTCGACGTGGTCCACATCCGCCCGGGCGACGACCGCGCGATGAAGGCGCTCGAGCGCGAGAGCGACGTCATCGTCTTCCAGGGTCTCGCGATGGCGCTGTTCGAGAGCCTCCGCAAGACCGACAAGATCATCGTCGCCGACGTCTACGACCCGATGCACCTGGAGCAGCTGGAGCAGGGCAAGGAGCTCGGCCGGGCGCAGTGGGACAAGCAGGTCCTGGATGCGACCGACGTGCTGAACGAGCAGCTCGAGCGCGGCGACTTCTTCCTGTGCGCCTCCGAGCGGCAGCGGCACTTCTACCTCGGCCAGCTCGCGGCGCTGGGCCGCATCAACCCGGCGAACTACGACGACGATCCCGACCTCGACCACCTCATCGACGTCGTCCCGTTCGGGCTCTCCGAGACCCCGCCGGCGCACGAGCGCGACGTCCTCAAGGGCGTGCTGCCCGGCATCGGCCGCGACGACAAGCTGCTGCTCTGGAGCGGGGGCCTCTACAACTGGTTCGACCCGAAGTCGCTCATCGAGGCCGTCGCGCGTCTGTCGGAGACCCACCCCGACGTGCGGCTGTTCTTCCAGGGCACCAAGCACCCGCATCCCGGTGTCCCCGAGATGGGCATCGTGGCGGAGTCCCGCCAGCTGGCCCGCGACCTCGGCGTGCTCGACACCGCGGTGTTCTTCAACAGCTCCTGGG encodes the following:
- a CDS encoding glycosyl transferase, with the translated sequence MPTTRPGVVSVVLVNFRGTDDTLTAIEHLGRLDWPADRLEIVVVENASGDDSAERIRREAPHVVLIESKANLGFAGGCNLGVRSASGEYVAFLNNDAKPDAAWVRAAVERFESSSRVGAVASRVLDWDGEKVDYIGSAMTWFGQGYKPLTAQPVPSTPDVPKDVLFGTGSAMFVRRSVYEELGGFDERFFMFFEDVDLGWRLNLAGHRFVYEPASLAFHKHHASMSSFGAFKESYLLERNALFTQYKNLGEEALATALPATLALTVRRGVAKGGLDSTEFDLRKGGSNDPTMEIDKETVAAVYAIDQFVENLPGLTADRERIQSTRVVADSRIWALFGETDAPSYTDEHYLEGYDKLATAFPVTESPAVTRVLIITGDPIGAKMAGPAIRAWSMAEALAKDNLVTLVSLAGLEPVSAPFDVVHIRPGDDRAMKALERESDVIVFQGLAMALFESLRKTDKIIVADVYDPMHLEQLEQGKELGRAQWDKQVLDATDVLNEQLERGDFFLCASERQRHFYLGQLAALGRINPANYDDDPDLDHLIDVVPFGLSETPPAHERDVLKGVLPGIGRDDKLLLWSGGLYNWFDPKSLIEAVARLSETHPDVRLFFQGTKHPHPGVPEMGIVAESRQLARDLGVLDTAVFFNSSWVDYADRQNYLTEADAGVSTHFSHVETTFSFRTRILDYLWAGLPMVVTEGDHFAQLVEEEKLGVVVPSGDVAALAAALEKVLYDEKFIAAARRNVARVRQRYFWSVVLAPLVDFVADPRHAADLVARGVVGSGAPVKRATTRRKKHGVRHDVGLFFHYMRNGGPAVVAKKIRSRLGRR